From one Enterobacter kobei genomic stretch:
- a CDS encoding ABC transporter permease, with amino-acid sequence MWQHLLKNREALLAAVIVLMVAAIGSRVPSFIAPANLVEMFNDTAILVILALGQMMVLLTKGIDLSMAANLALTGMIVALLNFHYPAIPVWALLLLATGLGLVMGIINGLLVWKMGIPAIVVTLGTMSIYRGIIFLLSDGGWINSHQMSSDFLGLPRAAVLGLPLLSWCAVAALLLVGYFLRYSRTGRALYTAGGNATAAYYTGINAGKMQFVSFCLSGALAGFCGYLWISRFAVAYVDVANGFELQVVAACVIGGISTMGGTGRVLGCLFGALFLGVINNALPVIGISPFWQMAISGAVIVIAVLLNERGNTRKGRLILRDAALARQKLAVKS; translated from the coding sequence ATGTGGCAACACCTGCTTAAAAACCGTGAAGCGCTGCTGGCCGCGGTGATCGTGCTGATGGTCGCGGCCATCGGCAGCCGCGTGCCGTCGTTTATCGCTCCCGCCAATCTGGTGGAGATGTTCAATGACACCGCCATTCTGGTGATCCTCGCGCTCGGTCAGATGATGGTGCTGCTGACCAAAGGCATTGATTTGTCGATGGCGGCTAACCTGGCGCTGACCGGCATGATCGTCGCCCTGCTCAACTTCCACTATCCCGCCATTCCCGTCTGGGCGTTACTGCTGCTGGCCACCGGACTCGGGCTGGTAATGGGCATCATTAACGGCCTGCTGGTGTGGAAAATGGGCATCCCGGCGATTGTGGTGACCCTTGGCACCATGAGCATCTACCGCGGCATTATTTTTCTGCTCTCCGACGGCGGCTGGATCAACTCTCACCAGATGAGCAGTGATTTTCTCGGCCTGCCGCGAGCCGCCGTGCTGGGGCTGCCGCTGCTGAGCTGGTGTGCGGTCGCCGCGCTGTTGCTGGTCGGCTACTTCCTGCGCTACAGCCGCACCGGACGTGCGCTCTACACCGCAGGCGGCAACGCCACCGCCGCGTATTACACCGGTATCAACGCTGGCAAGATGCAGTTCGTCAGCTTCTGCTTATCCGGAGCGCTGGCCGGTTTCTGCGGCTATCTGTGGATCTCCCGTTTCGCCGTGGCCTATGTCGATGTGGCGAATGGTTTCGAGTTACAGGTGGTCGCCGCCTGCGTCATCGGCGGCATCAGCACCATGGGCGGCACCGGGCGCGTCCTCGGCTGTCTGTTCGGCGCGCTGTTTCTGGGCGTCATCAATAATGCGCTGCCGGTGATCGGTATCTCGCCCTTCTGGCAGATGGCGATTTCCGGGGCGGTGATCGTCATTGCGGTACTGCTGAACGAGCGCGGTAACACGCGCAAAGGACGGCTGATCCTGCGCGACGCCGCGCTGGCGCGTCAGAAACTGGCGGTGAAATCATGA
- a CDS encoding ABC transporter permease, which translates to MSKMLTTDEMSTRPATTPWLKRLLCWEGFLLAVTAAVFIANALASPYFLNIWNLSDATFNFTEKAIIVLPMAMLIIAREIDLSVASTIALSSTVMGFCAQAGVDTPLLVCVGLGVGLLCGLFNGVLVTRFNLSSIVITIGTMSLYRGITYILLGDQALNAYPESFAWFGQGYVWGALSFEFALFIVLAGVFAFVLHRTNFGRRTYAIGNNPTGAWYSGINVKRHNLVLFALVGLMAGLASVLLTSRLGSTRPTIATGWELAVVTMAVLGGVNILGGSGSMVGVIIAAFLMGLVTFGLSLLNVPGIVMSIIIGAMLIVVISLPIITRRIMQRRRI; encoded by the coding sequence ATGAGCAAAATGCTGACCACTGACGAAATGAGTACCAGGCCCGCTACTACACCGTGGCTGAAACGCCTGCTGTGCTGGGAGGGGTTTTTACTGGCGGTGACGGCGGCGGTCTTTATTGCCAATGCCCTCGCGTCGCCCTATTTCCTCAACATCTGGAATCTGTCGGACGCGACCTTCAACTTTACGGAAAAAGCGATCATCGTGCTGCCGATGGCGATGCTGATCATCGCCCGTGAAATTGACCTGTCCGTCGCCTCGACCATCGCCCTCAGCTCCACGGTAATGGGATTCTGCGCACAGGCGGGGGTTGATACGCCGCTGCTGGTCTGCGTCGGGCTGGGCGTCGGCCTGCTGTGCGGGCTGTTCAATGGCGTGCTGGTGACGCGCTTTAACTTGTCCTCCATCGTCATCACCATCGGCACCATGAGCCTCTATCGCGGCATCACTTACATTTTGCTCGGCGATCAGGCGCTGAATGCGTATCCGGAAAGTTTTGCCTGGTTCGGTCAGGGCTATGTGTGGGGCGCGCTGTCCTTTGAGTTTGCCCTGTTCATCGTGCTGGCGGGTGTGTTTGCTTTCGTACTGCACCGCACCAACTTTGGCCGCCGGACCTACGCCATCGGCAATAACCCGACGGGTGCCTGGTATTCCGGCATCAATGTGAAACGTCACAACCTGGTGCTGTTTGCGCTGGTGGGTCTGATGGCAGGCCTGGCCTCGGTGCTGCTCACCTCGCGTCTCGGCAGTACGCGCCCGACCATTGCCACCGGCTGGGAGCTGGCGGTGGTAACCATGGCGGTGCTCGGCGGCGTCAATATTCTCGGCGGCTCCGGCAGCATGGTCGGCGTCATTATTGCCGCGTTCCTGATGGGATTAGTCACCTTTGGCCTCAGCCTGCTTAACGTGCCGGGCATCGTGATGTCGATCATCATCGGCGCAATGCTGATTGTGGTGATTTCCCTGCCGATTATTACGCGACGGATTATGCAGCGAAGACGAATTTAA
- the fucO gene encoding lactaldehyde reductase has protein sequence MSFMLALPKISLHGAGAIGDMVNLVAGKQWGKALIVTDGQLVKLGLLDSLFSALDAHQMSYHLFDAVFPNPTEALVQEGYAVYQDAECDYLIAFGGGSPIDTAKAIKILTANPGPSTAYAGVGKVVNAGVPLVAINTTAGTAAEMTSNAVIIDSSRQVKEVIIDANIIPDIAVDDASVMLEIPASVTAATGMDALTHAVEAYVSLGAHPLTDANALEAIRLIAQWLPQAVEDGHNLEAREQMAFGQYLAGMAFNSAGLGLVHALAHQPGATHNLPHGVCNAILLPIIENFNRPNAVARFARVAQAMGVDTRGMSDDAASEEAIIAIRALSTRVGIPSGFSQLGVTKDDIEGWLDKALADPCAPCNPRTASRDDVRELYLEAL, from the coding sequence ATGAGCTTTATGTTGGCACTTCCCAAAATTAGCCTGCATGGCGCGGGGGCAATCGGCGACATGGTTAACCTGGTCGCGGGCAAACAGTGGGGCAAGGCGCTGATCGTTACCGACGGACAGCTGGTAAAGCTGGGCCTGCTGGACAGTCTGTTTAGCGCGCTGGATGCGCACCAGATGTCGTACCATCTTTTCGACGCGGTTTTCCCGAACCCGACCGAAGCGCTGGTGCAGGAAGGTTACGCCGTGTATCAGGATGCCGAATGCGATTATCTCATCGCCTTTGGCGGCGGTAGCCCCATCGATACCGCGAAAGCGATAAAAATCCTCACCGCGAATCCTGGCCCGTCCACCGCCTATGCCGGCGTCGGGAAAGTGGTGAATGCCGGTGTGCCGCTGGTCGCCATCAACACCACCGCGGGCACCGCCGCCGAGATGACCAGCAACGCAGTGATCATCGATTCCAGCCGTCAGGTAAAAGAGGTGATTATTGATGCCAACATTATTCCTGATATTGCCGTGGACGATGCCAGCGTGATGCTGGAGATCCCGGCTTCCGTCACCGCCGCAACCGGCATGGATGCACTCACTCACGCGGTGGAAGCCTATGTTTCCCTCGGCGCGCACCCGCTCACCGATGCCAACGCGCTGGAAGCCATCCGCCTGATCGCCCAGTGGCTGCCGCAAGCGGTGGAGGACGGACATAACCTGGAAGCCCGCGAGCAGATGGCCTTCGGGCAGTATCTGGCGGGTATGGCTTTTAACAGCGCCGGACTGGGACTGGTGCACGCGCTGGCGCATCAGCCGGGGGCGACGCACAACCTGCCGCACGGCGTCTGTAACGCCATCCTGCTGCCGATCATCGAAAACTTTAACCGCCCCAACGCCGTAGCGCGTTTTGCCCGCGTGGCGCAGGCGATGGGCGTCGACACGCGCGGCATGAGCGATGACGCCGCCAGCGAAGAAGCCATTATCGCCATTCGCGCGCTGAGCACTCGCGTCGGCATTCCATCCGGCTTCAGCCAGTTGGGCGTCACCAAAGACGACATAGAAGGCTGGCTGGATAAAGCCCTCGCCGATCCCTGTGCGCCGTGCAACCCGCGCACCGCCAGCCGCGATGACGTGCGCGAGCTGTATCTGGAGGCGTTATGA
- the rhaM gene encoding L-rhamnose mutarotase gives MIRKAFVMQVNPDAHEEYERRHNPIWPELESVLKDHGAHHYAIYLDKSRNLLFATVEIESEERWNAVAHTEVCQRWWEYMSAVMPSNPDHSPVSSELKEVFYLA, from the coding sequence ATGATCCGCAAAGCCTTTGTCATGCAGGTTAATCCTGATGCCCACGAGGAGTACGAGCGCCGCCATAATCCCATCTGGCCGGAGCTTGAATCGGTGCTAAAAGATCATGGCGCGCACCATTACGCCATTTACCTCGATAAATCCCGCAACCTGCTGTTTGCCACCGTCGAGATCGAATCCGAAGAACGCTGGAACGCCGTTGCCCACACAGAGGTATGCCAGCGCTGGTGGGAGTATATGTCCGCCGTAATGCCGTCAAACCCGGACCACAGCCCGGTCAGTAGCGAACTGAAAGAAGTGTTTTATCTGGCGTGA
- a CDS encoding type II toxin-antitoxin system HicB family antitoxin produces the protein MKYPVYLHQTESGTFSGFVPDLAGCYFAGDTIDDAIADAHAAIDAYLEYRSEKGKDVPVAGTMNDHKDDEDCQGGMWGIVDIDTSKYDGKAVKLNITLPQNLLRRIDAYVVSNKDYTSRSGFIAELARRELSKRL, from the coding sequence ATGAAATATCCAGTTTATTTACATCAGACCGAAAGCGGCACTTTCTCTGGCTTTGTGCCCGATCTGGCTGGATGCTATTTCGCTGGTGATACCATTGATGATGCGATCGCTGATGCTCATGCAGCTATTGATGCATATCTGGAGTACCGAAGTGAGAAAGGAAAAGACGTACCTGTAGCAGGTACGATGAACGATCATAAAGATGATGAAGATTGCCAGGGCGGTATGTGGGGGATCGTGGATATTGATACTTCAAAATACGATGGCAAAGCGGTGAAATTGAATATTACCTTGCCGCAAAATTTGTTAAGAAGAATAGATGCTTATGTCGTCAGTAACAAAGACTACACCAGCCGTAGCGGTTTTATCGCTGAGCTGGCGAGAAGAGAATTATCAAAACGTCTTTAA
- a CDS encoding metallophosphoesterase family protein → MKRLLRLGTSLLLIASGTSPAAETYQYRVAFMPDIHFHDVYGEFADQAFSGLKNSKSGKPAIIRTMYAQLTSTRLFNENYFALRAALDDAGKRGIKWLALPGDFSDDGQPYHVRGLVKLLHEYEQKYGMRFFATPGNHDPNRPFTTPGGEEDFLGEEGKTQRIFSRGAKECQGYQGATARIKTDAELPTICSEEMVSGGYQAIMTAMGDFGINPSPDDLYWETPYSRYGVENYRYQAAQQASDFSQRQYEICAQGTGGIYKKPGYGPCFTVADSSYLVEPVPGLWLLAVDANVYLPAADARTDKPRFSGSGEAGYNSMLTHKQQTVAWMADVAQRARKLNKTLVTFSHFPMVEFDNDAAADLADIFGEGKFQLARAPREDTSHALAKTGIGVHVGGHMHFNDTGVRRYADGSLLFNIQAPSLAAYVPAYKILNFTSPTEIDVETVIVKEVPRFNELFEHYQQEWDHLNATHSPHLWNRAILQADSYYAFTNWHITELARLRFLPEEWPEDLRKMLFTLNGEEMLIISQLNQGEYDGKKSGAAWEAARQKAQALAQRAGMNHQDFARWNGFELAVDFYRLRNADELALADIPADRLRQYQLLTGALASRLTPASLPLSPHSTFEDMFRLRFGSIFAVINTYLHGNPARNFHINLESGEMGVVK, encoded by the coding sequence ATGAAAAGGTTACTCAGGTTGGGCACGTCTTTGCTGCTGATCGCCAGCGGTACGTCACCGGCGGCGGAAACCTATCAGTACCGTGTCGCTTTTATGCCCGATATCCACTTTCACGATGTATACGGCGAGTTTGCGGACCAGGCTTTTAGCGGCCTGAAAAACAGCAAAAGCGGCAAGCCCGCCATTATCCGCACGATGTATGCGCAACTGACCTCCACGCGGCTGTTCAATGAGAACTATTTTGCGCTGCGTGCCGCGCTGGATGATGCCGGAAAGCGGGGCATCAAATGGCTGGCGCTGCCGGGGGATTTCAGCGATGACGGGCAGCCCTATCATGTGCGCGGGCTGGTAAAACTACTGCACGAGTATGAGCAAAAATACGGCATGCGCTTTTTTGCCACGCCCGGCAACCACGATCCGAATCGCCCTTTTACCACGCCCGGCGGTGAGGAGGATTTTCTGGGCGAGGAGGGCAAAACCCAGCGTATTTTCAGTCGTGGCGCAAAAGAGTGTCAGGGCTATCAGGGCGCTACGGCGCGGATCAAAACCGATGCCGAACTGCCGACAATTTGCAGCGAAGAGATGGTCAGCGGGGGTTATCAGGCGATCATGACGGCGATGGGGGATTTCGGCATCAATCCTTCGCCGGACGATCTGTACTGGGAAACGCCGTACTCCCGATATGGCGTGGAAAATTACCGCTACCAGGCGGCGCAGCAGGCCAGCGATTTCAGCCAGCGGCAGTATGAAATCTGCGCGCAGGGAACGGGCGGGATCTATAAAAAGCCCGGTTACGGCCCATGCTTTACCGTCGCCGACAGCAGTTATCTGGTGGAGCCGGTGCCTGGTTTATGGTTGCTGGCAGTGGACGCCAATGTCTATCTGCCCGCCGCCGACGCCCGCACGGATAAGCCGCGTTTTTCAGGCTCCGGCGAGGCGGGCTACAACAGCATGCTGACGCACAAACAGCAGACCGTTGCCTGGATGGCGGACGTTGCACAGCGCGCCAGGAAGCTGAATAAAACGCTGGTCACCTTCAGCCATTTCCCGATGGTGGAATTTGATAACGACGCGGCTGCGGATCTTGCTGACATCTTTGGCGAGGGCAAATTCCAGCTTGCCCGCGCGCCGCGCGAAGATACCAGCCACGCGCTGGCAAAAACCGGTATTGGCGTGCATGTCGGCGGTCATATGCATTTTAACGATACCGGCGTGCGTCGTTATGCCGATGGCAGCCTGCTGTTCAACATTCAGGCCCCGTCGCTGGCGGCCTATGTTCCGGCCTATAAAATCCTTAACTTTACCAGCCCGACGGAGATCGACGTAGAAACGGTGATCGTCAAAGAGGTTCCGCGCTTTAACGAACTGTTTGAGCACTATCAGCAGGAGTGGGATCACCTGAACGCCACGCACTCCCCCCATTTGTGGAACCGCGCCATTTTGCAGGCCGACAGCTATTACGCCTTTACTAACTGGCATATCACCGAACTCGCCCGCCTGCGTTTTCTGCCGGAGGAGTGGCCGGAGGATCTGCGTAAGATGCTGTTTACGCTAAACGGCGAGGAGATGCTGATCATAAGCCAGCTCAATCAAGGCGAATATGACGGCAAAAAAAGCGGCGCGGCCTGGGAAGCAGCACGGCAAAAAGCGCAGGCGCTGGCACAACGCGCGGGGATGAATCACCAGGATTTTGCCCGCTGGAACGGTTTTGAGCTGGCGGTGGATTTCTACCGTTTACGCAATGCAGATGAGCTGGCCTTAGCGGATATTCCCGCCGACCGTTTGCGGCAGTACCAACTCCTGACGGGCGCGCTGGCGAGCCGTTTAACGCCCGCCAGTTTACCGCTCAGCCCGCACAGCACATTTGAAGATATGTTCCGGCTTCGCTTCGGCAGTATTTTTGCGGTGATCAACACCTACCTGCACGGCAACCCGGCGCGTAATTTCCATATTAATCTGGAGTCGGGGGAGATGGGGGTAGTGAAATAA
- a CDS encoding glycoside hydrolase family 38 N-terminal domain-containing protein, translating to MKTVHLIQHTHWDREWYFTENDSRMVLYYFMHDLLNRLEQDTTLGPFVLDGQTVVLEDYLRVAPEQRDRLQSLIRQGRILIGPWYTQTDFLVVGAESITRNLLLGKADCEAWGSSAMPVGYVPDSFGQSAQLPLFLREFAIDAAVIWRGWCEHDVASSEFNWVAQGGSRVTTAVLPWGYGCAKWLPDDVEQAGRVLPAILEKQARFSLTDALLLPNGNDQSPFEYAVPAMLDRLNARQQEYRFIRSSFSAFFATLRDGEKPLPEFRGELLSPKYMRIHRGIFSTRMDIKLLNARLEQFVSQSLEPLLAVTRQLGLPYPQQALETIWREAMKSHAHDSIGGCNADRVNSMVKARLTDGLESAQQLFDLNMKMLAEGISARQVGKKIILFNPLPHVRDAQVTLTLYTPHEDFRIVEEDGTPCRWQLLRDTPQDMSIIVQELANSTSTTWYRKCEIVLAAQALPACGYRTLYLQEGQPAGFDHCCEPLRALENPWLRLEIDGDQLTLIDKRSQQRYPQVLRLVDGGDAGDNYNYSPPAEDWRVTSDGGLQEAHGERGALNDTLTLRWLIPAPADATARAARQCNATLAVSMTVSLPHDAPWLDVAIEVNNTLRDHRLQVEIPVGIAQTFHFADQPFGLIKRENRPAALQRWQGENWTEAPASLWPMQSLVMLHNETRGLAVVTAGLREYELPAEQTGVIALTLFRSVGWLGLPDLPWRPGRASGMVLPSPDSQIQGPLSFHFAVLPMAQGQSEDFWRAVEHWRTPASGYLDSGWSRFRTNPHGIRFPAHYSLLTWDCALHFSTLKKAQQGEALVLRGWNPGLQPLPNTAPDVAGIWQKITLAETPAQPADDDVPPGTPVSWQLDLHPEDI from the coding sequence ATGAAGACCGTACATTTAATTCAGCACACTCACTGGGATCGCGAATGGTATTTCACCGAGAACGACTCGCGCATGGTGCTCTATTACTTTATGCATGATTTGCTTAACCGTCTGGAGCAGGACACCACCCTCGGCCCTTTTGTGCTGGACGGGCAAACGGTGGTGCTGGAGGACTATCTGCGCGTCGCGCCGGAACAGCGCGACCGGCTACAGTCGCTGATCCGCCAGGGGCGCATCCTCATCGGCCCATGGTATACGCAGACGGATTTTCTGGTGGTGGGCGCGGAGTCTATCACGCGCAATTTGCTGCTGGGCAAAGCCGACTGCGAGGCGTGGGGGAGCAGTGCTATGCCAGTGGGCTACGTGCCGGACTCCTTCGGCCAGAGCGCGCAACTGCCGCTGTTTTTACGTGAATTTGCCATCGACGCGGCGGTGATCTGGCGCGGCTGGTGCGAGCACGATGTCGCCAGCAGTGAATTCAACTGGGTAGCGCAGGGCGGCAGCCGCGTCACCACTGCGGTGCTGCCGTGGGGTTACGGCTGCGCCAAATGGCTGCCGGACGACGTAGAACAGGCGGGGCGCGTGCTGCCCGCTATCCTCGAAAAACAGGCGCGCTTTTCGCTCACCGACGCGCTGTTGCTGCCGAACGGTAACGATCAGTCGCCTTTCGAATACGCCGTCCCGGCGATGCTGGATCGGCTCAATGCCCGTCAGCAGGAGTACCGCTTTATTCGCAGCAGCTTCAGCGCCTTTTTTGCCACGCTGCGCGACGGTGAAAAACCCTTGCCCGAATTCCGGGGCGAACTGCTCAGCCCGAAATATATGCGTATCCATCGCGGTATTTTTTCCACGCGTATGGACATCAAGCTGCTCAACGCCCGGCTGGAGCAGTTTGTCAGCCAGTCGCTGGAGCCGCTGCTGGCGGTGACCAGACAGCTTGGGCTGCCGTATCCGCAGCAGGCGCTGGAGACGATCTGGCGTGAGGCGATGAAATCCCACGCCCATGACAGCATCGGCGGCTGTAATGCCGATCGTGTCAACAGCATGGTGAAAGCGCGGTTAACGGACGGACTGGAAAGCGCGCAGCAGCTGTTTGATCTGAATATGAAAATGCTCGCTGAAGGGATCAGCGCCCGGCAGGTCGGCAAAAAAATCATCCTCTTTAATCCGCTGCCCCACGTCCGGGATGCGCAGGTCACGCTGACGCTTTACACCCCGCATGAGGATTTTCGCATCGTTGAGGAAGACGGCACGCCCTGCCGCTGGCAGTTGCTGCGGGATACCCCGCAGGACATGTCGATCATCGTGCAGGAACTGGCGAACAGCACCTCCACCACCTGGTATCGTAAATGCGAGATTGTGCTGGCGGCACAGGCGTTGCCCGCCTGCGGCTATCGCACGCTGTATTTGCAGGAGGGGCAGCCCGCGGGCTTTGATCACTGCTGTGAACCCCTTCGCGCTCTGGAAAATCCGTGGCTGCGGCTGGAGATCGACGGCGACCAGTTGACGCTTATCGATAAACGCAGCCAGCAGCGTTACCCGCAGGTACTGCGGCTGGTGGACGGCGGCGACGCCGGGGATAACTACAACTATTCGCCGCCGGCAGAGGACTGGCGCGTCACCAGCGACGGCGGTTTACAGGAGGCGCACGGCGAGCGCGGAGCGCTGAACGATACCCTGACGCTGCGCTGGCTGATCCCGGCCCCCGCCGATGCCACGGCGCGCGCAGCGCGGCAGTGCAACGCCACGCTGGCGGTGTCGATGACCGTCTCGCTGCCCCATGACGCCCCGTGGCTCGATGTCGCCATTGAGGTTAACAACACCCTGCGCGATCACCGCTTACAGGTGGAAATCCCGGTGGGCATCGCGCAGACGTTCCACTTTGCCGATCAGCCCTTTGGCCTGATCAAACGCGAAAACCGGCCCGCCGCGTTGCAACGCTGGCAGGGGGAAAACTGGACCGAAGCGCCCGCTTCACTGTGGCCGATGCAAAGCCTGGTGATGCTGCACAATGAGACTCGCGGACTGGCGGTGGTGACGGCGGGCTTACGGGAATATGAACTCCCGGCGGAACAGACCGGCGTTATCGCCCTCACGCTGTTTCGCAGCGTCGGCTGGCTCGGTTTGCCGGATCTTCCCTGGCGGCCAGGGCGCGCGTCGGGCATGGTGCTGCCATCGCCGGACTCACAAATTCAGGGGCCGCTGTCTTTTCATTTTGCCGTGCTGCCGATGGCGCAGGGGCAGAGTGAGGATTTCTGGCGTGCGGTGGAGCACTGGCGCACCCCGGCCAGCGGCTATCTGGACTCAGGCTGGTCACGTTTTCGCACCAATCCGCACGGTATCCGCTTTCCCGCACATTACAGCCTGCTTACCTGGGACTGCGCCCTGCATTTCAGCACGCTGAAAAAAGCCCAGCAGGGCGAGGCGCTGGTCTTGCGCGGCTGGAATCCCGGCCTGCAACCGCTGCCGAATACGGCGCCTGACGTAGCGGGGATCTGGCAAAAAATCACCCTCGCAGAAACCCCCGCGCAGCCTGCTGACGACGACGTACCGCCCGGCACGCCTGTTAGCTGGCAGCTTGATCTTCATCCGGAGGACATATGA
- a CDS encoding PTS fructose transporter subunit IIC yields the protein MAKFNGGSGPSAGTEIKNAIMTGVSWMLPFVIAGAVIMGIARIGASMYGIDNIWDASHGEAASMVVQLLHKFDGFGGMALSLMLPVVAGYISFAIANKPGLSPGMVGGLLASNLGTGFLGALAAGFVAGYIVRALTTWVRLPKALASAGPIFILPVGGTLLTCLVMAFIIGTPLAALNHGMENWLLAMSGANKIILAAVVGGMVGFDLGGPVNKAAVTTAMALLASGIYDPNTAAQVAIIVPPIGLGVATLLWATRFPASLREAGKASTLMGLIGVSEGAIPFALANPKIIIINVVGSATGAAMAVGLGAVNHAPISGFYGWLAVSHWPVYVLSIATGSAIIAVGSLLVFRSENEPENKPVAAAPKFKAGR from the coding sequence ATGGCTAAGTTCAACGGAGGAAGCGGCCCGTCGGCGGGCACAGAAATCAAAAACGCCATCATGACCGGTGTCTCCTGGATGCTGCCGTTTGTTATCGCCGGGGCGGTGATCATGGGCATTGCACGCATCGGCGCGTCTATGTACGGCATTGATAATATCTGGGATGCCAGCCATGGCGAGGCGGCAAGCATGGTAGTGCAGCTGCTGCATAAATTTGACGGTTTCGGCGGCATGGCGTTATCCCTGATGCTGCCGGTGGTGGCGGGCTACATCAGCTTTGCGATAGCCAATAAGCCAGGGCTGTCCCCCGGTATGGTCGGCGGTTTACTTGCCAGCAATCTGGGCACCGGTTTTCTGGGCGCGCTGGCGGCGGGCTTTGTCGCAGGCTATATCGTGCGCGCCCTGACCACCTGGGTGCGTTTACCCAAAGCCCTGGCATCTGCCGGGCCGATATTTATCCTGCCGGTGGGCGGCACGCTGCTCACCTGTTTAGTGATGGCGTTTATCATTGGCACGCCGCTGGCGGCGCTCAATCACGGCATGGAGAACTGGCTGCTGGCGATGTCCGGCGCGAACAAAATTATCCTCGCGGCAGTGGTCGGCGGCATGGTCGGGTTCGATCTCGGCGGGCCGGTCAACAAAGCGGCGGTGACCACGGCGATGGCGTTGCTCGCCTCGGGAATTTACGATCCCAATACCGCAGCCCAGGTGGCGATTATCGTGCCGCCAATTGGCCTGGGCGTCGCCACACTGCTGTGGGCGACGCGCTTTCCCGCCTCTCTGCGCGAAGCCGGTAAAGCCTCGACGCTGATGGGGCTTATCGGCGTCTCGGAAGGGGCGATCCCCTTTGCGCTCGCCAACCCGAAAATCATCATTATTAACGTCGTCGGATCTGCCACTGGCGCGGCAATGGCCGTCGGGCTGGGGGCGGTCAACCATGCGCCGATCTCCGGCTTTTATGGCTGGCTGGCGGTGAGTCACTGGCCGGTGTACGTGCTGTCGATTGCCACCGGCTCTGCCATTATTGCCGTTGGCTCACTGCTGGTCTTTCGCAGTGAGAACGAACCGGAAAACAAACCCGTCGCCGCCGCGCCGAAATTTAAAGCCGGTCGCTAA
- a CDS encoding PTS fructose transporter subunit IIB, which yields MFIVCVAACPTGIAHTYMAAEALELTGRQRGHEIKVETQGSLGIENDITADDLARADGVIIAADVAISGKERFDGMIKLECSVSDPIKFGDAVFEALEQEHAHG from the coding sequence ATGTTTATTGTTTGCGTCGCCGCCTGCCCGACAGGCATCGCTCATACCTATATGGCAGCCGAAGCGCTTGAGCTTACCGGGCGTCAGCGCGGCCATGAGATCAAAGTTGAAACTCAGGGCAGCCTGGGTATCGAGAATGACATTACCGCAGATGACCTGGCGCGGGCGGACGGGGTGATCATCGCCGCTGATGTCGCCATCAGCGGCAAAGAACGCTTCGACGGCATGATCAAACTGGAGTGCAGCGTCTCCGATCCGATCAAGTTCGGCGATGCGGTATTTGAGGCGCTGGAGCAGGAGCACGCCCATGGCTAA